Proteins from a single region of Haloarcula laminariae:
- a CDS encoding metal-dependent hydrolase, which produces MNKRGHVLNAVLLSIGLGYVLDPSGDVSTFATIAEVFLPVVLGALFPDVDTAFGKHRKTLHNLPVLLLFFAHPVYHGGNLQWVWLGVLTHYVLDMVGSRRGIALFYPISDTEYGFPTGVTTSSDHAEVVTVAITILELAAVGALVYVLPTYLPPEATEVLTNALGSVA; this is translated from the coding sequence ATGAACAAACGTGGCCACGTTCTGAACGCGGTCCTGTTGAGTATCGGGTTAGGATACGTCCTCGACCCGTCCGGGGACGTTTCGACGTTCGCGACTATTGCCGAAGTGTTCCTTCCGGTGGTCCTGGGGGCCCTGTTCCCGGACGTCGACACCGCCTTCGGCAAGCACCGCAAGACCCTCCACAACCTGCCGGTGCTCCTGCTGTTTTTCGCCCACCCGGTGTACCACGGCGGGAACCTCCAGTGGGTGTGGCTCGGCGTCCTGACACACTACGTGCTCGACATGGTCGGGTCGCGGCGGGGCATCGCCCTCTTTTACCCCATCTCGGACACGGAGTACGGCTTCCCGACCGGCGTGACCACGTCGAGCGACCACGCCGAGGTCGTCACCGTCGCTATCACGATACTCGAACTGGCCGCCGTCGGCGCGCTGGTGTACGTCCTCCCGACGTATCTCCCGCCGGAAGCGACCGAGGTGCTGACCAACGCGCTCGGGTCGGTCGCCTAG
- a CDS encoding PHP domain-containing protein, whose protein sequence is MTSEGFTVDLHVKVLDDQVVERAKARGLDALVYAPHFTRLPDIRAKARSFSDEELTVYPGRELFTGTWQRRRHILAVGLEEMVPDFLTLDGTMAELQRQGAAVLVPHPGFLSVSLGPEELETYRETIDAIEVYNPKFLPHHSRRASRLADRTGLPTFTSSYAHLPGTIGEAWVAFDEPFADESSFAAALRAGVSRDIRHRKGVSHTLRRGVEFAHLGYENSWEKFDRVMLQGTAPTHPDHVAYGGAFDDVKVY, encoded by the coding sequence GTGACGAGCGAGGGGTTCACCGTCGACCTGCACGTGAAGGTTCTCGACGACCAGGTCGTCGAACGAGCGAAAGCGCGCGGGCTCGACGCGCTGGTGTATGCACCCCACTTCACCCGCCTGCCCGACATCCGGGCCAAGGCGCGGTCGTTCTCCGACGAGGAACTCACCGTCTACCCCGGCCGCGAGCTGTTCACCGGGACCTGGCAGCGACGGCGCCACATACTTGCCGTGGGCCTGGAGGAGATGGTGCCCGACTTCCTGACGCTCGACGGGACCATGGCCGAACTGCAGCGACAAGGGGCGGCGGTGCTGGTCCCCCACCCCGGCTTCCTCTCGGTGAGTCTCGGCCCCGAGGAGCTTGAGACCTACCGGGAGACCATCGACGCCATCGAGGTGTACAACCCCAAGTTCCTGCCCCACCACAGCCGGCGCGCCAGCCGCCTCGCCGACCGGACGGGGCTGCCGACGTTCACGTCGTCGTACGCGCATCTCCCGGGGACCATCGGGGAGGCGTGGGTCGCCTTCGACGAGCCCTTCGCCGACGAGTCGTCCTTCGCAGCCGCCCTACGGGCGGGCGTCAGCCGCGACATCCGCCACCGCAAGGGGGTTTCTCACACGCTCCGCCGCGGCGTCGAGTTCGCGCATCTGGGCTACGAGAACAGCTGGGAGAAGTTCGACCGCGTCATGCTGCAGGGTACGGCACCGACCCACCCCGACCACGTGGCCTACGGCGGGGCGTTCGACGACGTGAAAGTGTACTAG
- a CDS encoding DUF7565 family protein: MPRWECAIEGDDSQFDRVEELIVHQSKEHDRITCKVCGTVVPDGYFAIKHAFDEHSRAEYVRAYDASAAEVRRRENIKESIESEADMNEVIERLEG; this comes from the coding sequence ATGCCACGCTGGGAGTGTGCCATCGAGGGCGACGACAGCCAGTTCGACCGCGTCGAGGAGCTCATCGTCCACCAGTCGAAAGAGCACGACCGCATCACCTGCAAGGTCTGTGGGACCGTCGTCCCCGACGGCTACTTCGCCATCAAGCACGCCTTCGACGAACACTCCCGCGCCGAGTACGTCCGCGCCTACGACGCCTCCGCCGCGGAGGTCCGCCGGCGCGAGAACATCAAGGAGTCCATCGAGTCCGAGGCGGACATGAACGAAGTCATCGAGCGCCTGGAAGGGTGA
- a CDS encoding ABC transporter permease — MTLRDVTRKDFTAARRSRALWAVATFLGLMTAVIAFGVSGYRLTPRETVIQLFRTMGGVFGLLLPIVALVASYMAIAGERESGGVKFLLGLPNSRRDVFLGKLASRLGVVTAGVAFMFATATAMAVARNGALPLGVIVGMFVVSWLYAAVFVAVAVSLSAAVAERSRAIAAAVGSYFGLVLLYVIPGVSVALLVRYVHQTLLGFEANVDLYNAILYTSPLIAYRKAMNLVVPSEFEREVLQRAGEGDTLPAYLGDEMSLLVFAVWLAVPLALGYWRFQGADL, encoded by the coding sequence GTGACGCTGCGCGATGTCACCCGGAAGGACTTCACGGCGGCGCGGCGGTCCCGGGCGCTGTGGGCCGTGGCGACGTTTCTGGGCCTGATGACGGCGGTCATCGCCTTCGGCGTCTCGGGCTATCGGCTCACCCCGCGGGAGACCGTGATACAGCTGTTCCGGACCATGGGCGGGGTCTTCGGACTCCTCCTCCCCATCGTCGCGCTGGTGGCCAGCTACATGGCCATCGCCGGGGAACGGGAGAGCGGCGGCGTGAAGTTCCTGCTGGGGCTGCCAAACAGCCGCCGCGACGTGTTCCTCGGGAAGCTGGCGAGCCGGCTCGGCGTCGTCACGGCCGGGGTCGCGTTCATGTTCGCCACTGCCACCGCGATGGCCGTGGCCCGCAACGGCGCCCTCCCGCTGGGCGTCATCGTCGGGATGTTCGTCGTCTCGTGGCTCTACGCGGCCGTCTTCGTTGCCGTCGCCGTGTCGCTGTCGGCCGCCGTCGCCGAGCGGAGCCGGGCCATCGCCGCCGCGGTGGGGTCGTACTTCGGGCTGGTGTTGCTGTATGTCATCCCGGGGGTCAGCGTCGCCTTGCTCGTCCGGTACGTCCACCAGACGCTGCTGGGGTTCGAGGCGAACGTCGACCTCTACAACGCCATCCTCTACACCAGCCCGCTTATCGCCTACCGGAAGGCGATGAACCTCGTGGTTCCCTCTGAGTTCGAGCGGGAGGTCCTCCAGCGGGCCGGGGAGGGCGATACGCTGCCGGCGTATCTCGGTGACGAGATGTCGCTGCTGGTCTTCGCCGTCTGGCTGGCGGTGCCACTGGCGCTTGGCTACTGGCGGTTCCAGGGGGCGGACCTCTGA
- a CDS encoding ABC transporter ATP-binding protein, which translates to MAAIRTDGLTKRFGDVVAVDDLDLTIDEGEVFGFLGPNGAGKSTTINLLLDFIRPTAGSVEVLGQDAQTDPEAIRERVGVLPEGYGFDDPLTGREYLSWAIRTKRADDDPDELLDLVGLAGDGGRMAGDYSKGMQQRLAFAIALVDDPDLLILDEPSTGLDPNGIQQLRDVVRERADQGTTVFFSSHILSEVEAVSDRVGVMNEGELVAVDSIEGLRENAGGHATLHLDCTTPPTGLGVDALSGVARATVEDRTLVVDCTDPAAKVDVVTHVAERATVEDIRSETVSLETLFNDLTGGGRDDARAAEEVPQ; encoded by the coding sequence ATGGCAGCTATTCGAACGGACGGGCTGACGAAGCGCTTCGGTGACGTGGTCGCGGTCGACGACCTCGACCTCACAATCGACGAGGGGGAGGTCTTTGGCTTTCTCGGGCCCAACGGCGCGGGGAAGTCGACGACCATCAACCTCCTGCTGGATTTCATCCGCCCGACGGCGGGGAGCGTCGAGGTGCTCGGACAGGACGCACAGACCGACCCCGAGGCGATACGCGAGCGGGTCGGGGTGCTCCCGGAGGGGTACGGCTTCGACGACCCCCTGACGGGGCGGGAGTATCTCTCGTGGGCTATCCGGACGAAGCGGGCCGACGACGACCCCGACGAACTCCTCGACCTCGTGGGGCTGGCCGGCGACGGCGGCCGCATGGCCGGTGACTACTCCAAGGGGATGCAACAGCGCCTGGCGTTCGCCATCGCGCTGGTGGACGACCCCGACCTCCTGATTCTGGACGAGCCCTCGACGGGGCTGGACCCCAACGGCATCCAGCAGCTGCGCGACGTGGTCCGCGAGCGGGCCGACCAGGGGACGACCGTCTTCTTCTCCAGTCACATCCTCTCGGAGGTCGAGGCGGTCAGCGACCGGGTGGGCGTGATGAACGAGGGCGAACTGGTCGCCGTCGACAGCATCGAAGGGCTGCGCGAGAACGCGGGCGGACACGCCACCCTGCATCTGGACTGTACGACGCCGCCGACGGGACTCGGCGTCGACGCCCTGTCCGGGGTCGCGCGGGCGACCGTCGAGGACCGGACGCTGGTGGTCGACTGCACCGACCCGGCCGCGAAGGTCGACGTGGTCACCCACGTCGCCGAGCGCGCGACCGTCGAGGACATCCGCTCCGAGACGGTCTCCCTGGAGACGCTGTTCAACGACCTGACCGGCGGCGGCCGCGACGACGCTCGCGCCGCCGAGGAGGTCCCGCAGTGA
- a CDS encoding transcription elongation factor Spt5, translating to MGIYAVKTTASQERTVADMIINREEPDIHAALAPDSLTSYVMVEADDHNVFDRILDEIPHANGVVQGESSMAEVEHFLSPKPDVEGIAEGDIVELIAGPFKGEKAQVQRIDEGKDQVTVELYEATVPIPVTVRGDQIRVLDSEER from the coding sequence ATGGGTATCTACGCAGTCAAAACCACGGCGAGCCAGGAGCGGACCGTCGCGGACATGATAATCAACCGCGAGGAGCCCGACATCCACGCGGCGCTGGCGCCCGATTCGCTGACGAGCTACGTCATGGTCGAGGCCGACGACCACAACGTCTTCGACCGCATCCTCGACGAGATTCCCCACGCCAACGGCGTCGTCCAGGGCGAGTCCTCGATGGCGGAGGTCGAACACTTCCTCTCGCCGAAACCCGACGTGGAGGGCATCGCCGAGGGCGACATCGTCGAACTCATCGCCGGCCCGTTCAAGGGCGAGAAGGCCCAGGTCCAGCGCATCGACGAGGGCAAGGACCAGGTCACCGTCGAACTGTACGAGGCGACGGTCCCGATTCCGGTCACCGTGCGCGGGGACCAGATTCGCGTGCTGGATAGCGAAGAGCGCTGA
- a CDS encoding protein translocase SEC61 complex subunit gamma, producing the protein MNVPYDLTSYVRVLKLASTPDWEEFSQIAKIAGAGIVLVGLIGFIIFALMTFVPGSKPV; encoded by the coding sequence ATGAACGTTCCGTACGACCTCACCTCCTACGTTCGCGTACTCAAACTGGCGAGTACGCCCGACTGGGAGGAGTTCTCACAGATTGCAAAGATTGCCGGTGCCGGTATCGTCCTGGTGGGACTCATCGGCTTCATCATCTTCGCCCTGATGACGTTCGTCCCGGGCAGCAAGCCGGTGTAA
- a CDS encoding methyl-accepting chemotaxis protein, giving the protein MRREDRPTDADREATPDGGVVTDPTRAPDELHYRMILDRIDTPIFVLDADGDILHWNSSLAALTGESQAGAVELTEEHGVVGPAFYHDGRRSMTLAEKVIEAPEDCDEEYDVPRVDDVDYALYADESVMKDARGEDRHIRFSAAPIYDDDGELTGVVEMIQDRTEDAKRQEQLRGIVAELQSTMADIEAGHLQSRASVDETGYVDDELLDVVDSLNQMAARLDDIVSDVAGRTDDLHDSVESVADSSQRVSDISDEQSEALASVSQEVSNLSATVEEIASTSDQVASTARNADEAASEVQETAEETERVMQKVGESAAEVTDDVTSLRDRMDEIDEIVDVIDEIADETNMLALNASIEAARAGEAGEGFAVVADEVKNLAEESQERASQIEKMVGRIKADTQETVENLEETTEQVERGIEQVESATEALTDIVTAIEETAEGIEQVSAATNDQAASTEEIASMLDQVVERAEDISAEMQATAESTQEQARQVDEINATVSRLSGDGAGRD; this is encoded by the coding sequence ATGCGAAGAGAGGACCGACCGACAGATGCGGACAGAGAGGCGACGCCGGACGGTGGCGTGGTGACCGACCCTACCCGGGCTCCCGACGAACTCCACTACCGGATGATTCTCGACCGCATCGACACGCCTATCTTCGTTCTCGACGCCGACGGCGACATTCTGCACTGGAACAGTTCGCTCGCGGCCCTGACGGGGGAGTCCCAGGCCGGAGCGGTCGAACTCACGGAGGAACACGGCGTCGTCGGGCCGGCGTTCTACCACGACGGGCGGCGGTCGATGACCCTCGCAGAGAAGGTGATAGAGGCCCCGGAAGACTGCGACGAGGAGTACGACGTGCCCCGCGTCGACGACGTCGACTACGCGCTGTACGCCGACGAGAGCGTGATGAAAGACGCCCGCGGCGAGGACCGACACATCCGGTTCAGCGCCGCGCCCATATACGACGACGACGGCGAACTGACCGGCGTCGTCGAGATGATACAGGACCGGACCGAGGACGCCAAACGGCAGGAGCAGCTCCGGGGGATAGTCGCCGAGCTGCAGTCGACGATGGCCGACATCGAGGCCGGGCACCTCCAGTCACGCGCGTCCGTCGACGAGACCGGGTACGTCGACGACGAGCTGCTCGACGTCGTCGACTCGCTCAACCAGATGGCGGCGCGGCTCGACGACATCGTTTCGGACGTCGCCGGCCGGACCGACGACCTCCACGACTCCGTCGAGTCGGTCGCGGACAGCAGCCAGCGCGTGTCCGACATCTCCGACGAGCAGTCGGAGGCCCTCGCGAGCGTCAGCCAAGAGGTGTCGAACCTCTCGGCGACCGTCGAGGAGATAGCCTCGACGAGCGACCAGGTGGCCTCGACGGCCCGAAACGCCGACGAGGCCGCCTCGGAGGTCCAGGAGACCGCCGAGGAGACCGAGCGCGTGATGCAGAAGGTCGGCGAGTCGGCCGCGGAAGTCACCGACGACGTGACCTCGCTGCGGGACCGGATGGACGAGATAGACGAAATCGTCGACGTCATCGACGAGATAGCCGACGAGACGAACATGCTGGCGCTGAACGCCTCTATCGAGGCCGCCAGAGCCGGCGAGGCCGGCGAGGGCTTCGCCGTCGTCGCCGACGAGGTCAAGAACCTCGCCGAGGAGTCCCAGGAACGGGCCTCGCAGATAGAGAAGATGGTCGGGCGCATCAAGGCCGACACCCAGGAGACCGTCGAGAACCTGGAGGAGACGACCGAGCAGGTCGAGCGCGGTATCGAACAGGTCGAGTCGGCCACCGAGGCGCTGACCGACATCGTCACCGCCATCGAGGAGACGGCCGAGGGCATCGAACAGGTGTCCGCGGCGACGAACGACCAGGCCGCAAGCACCGAAGAGATAGCGAGTATGCTCGACCAGGTGGTCGAGCGGGCCGAAGACATCTCCGCCGAGATGCAGGCGACCGCCGAGAGCACCCAGGAACAGGCCCGACAGGTCGACGAGATAAACGCCACCGTCAGCCGCCTGTCCGGGGACGGCGCCGGGCGCGACTGA
- the ftsZ gene encoding cell division protein FtsZ: protein MDSIIDDAIDEAEGEREESADPEANSQHEPTPEREDPSTSGTMTDDELASVVKDLETKITVVGCGGAGGNTVTRMMEEGIHGAKLVAANTDAQHLADEVEADTKILMGRERTGGRGAGSVPKIGEEAAQEDIEDIQQSISGSDMVFVTAGLGGGTGTGSAPVVAQAAQEEGALTISIVTIPFTAEGERRRANADAGLERLRSVSDTVIVVPNDRLLDYAPSMPLQDAFKICDRVLMRSVKGMTELITKPGLVNVDFADVRTIMENGGVAMIGLGESDSENKAQDSIRSALRSPLLDVEFDGANSALVNVVGGPDMSIEEAEGVVEEIYDRIDPDARIIWGASVNNDFEGKMETMIVVTGVESPQIYGQSEGQQARAGQQASEEIDYVD, encoded by the coding sequence ATGGACTCGATTATCGACGACGCCATCGACGAGGCCGAAGGGGAGCGCGAGGAGAGCGCTGACCCCGAGGCCAACAGCCAGCACGAACCGACCCCGGAGCGGGAGGACCCCTCCACGTCCGGGACGATGACCGACGACGAGCTCGCGAGCGTCGTCAAGGACCTCGAAACCAAGATAACCGTCGTCGGCTGTGGCGGCGCCGGCGGCAACACGGTCACGCGGATGATGGAGGAGGGCATCCACGGCGCGAAGCTGGTCGCCGCGAACACGGACGCCCAGCACCTCGCCGACGAGGTGGAGGCCGACACGAAGATTCTGATGGGCCGCGAGCGCACCGGCGGTCGCGGTGCCGGCTCGGTCCCGAAGATAGGCGAAGAAGCCGCCCAGGAGGATATCGAGGACATCCAGCAGTCTATCTCGGGGTCTGACATGGTCTTCGTCACGGCCGGGCTCGGCGGCGGAACGGGAACCGGGTCCGCCCCCGTCGTCGCCCAGGCCGCACAGGAGGAGGGGGCGCTCACTATCTCCATCGTCACCATCCCCTTCACCGCGGAGGGCGAACGCCGACGGGCCAACGCCGACGCCGGCCTCGAACGCCTGCGCTCCGTTTCCGACACCGTCATCGTCGTTCCGAACGACCGCCTGCTGGACTACGCCCCCAGCATGCCCCTGCAGGACGCCTTCAAAATCTGTGACCGCGTGCTGATGCGCTCGGTCAAGGGGATGACCGAACTGATTACCAAGCCCGGCCTGGTCAACGTGGACTTCGCCGACGTCCGGACTATCATGGAGAACGGCGGCGTCGCCATGATAGGGCTGGGCGAGAGCGACTCTGAGAACAAGGCCCAAGACTCCATCCGGTCGGCGCTTCGCTCGCCGCTCTTGGACGTGGAGTTCGACGGCGCCAACTCCGCCCTGGTCAACGTCGTCGGCGGTCCCGACATGTCCATCGAGGAGGCCGAGGGCGTCGTCGAGGAGATATACGACCGCATCGACCCCGACGCCCGCATCATCTGGGGCGCCTCCGTCAACAACGACTTCGAGGGGAAAATGGAGACGATGATAGTGGTCACCGGCGTCGAGAGCCCACAGATTTACGGGCAAAGCGAGGGTCAGCAGGCGCGAGCGGGCCAGCAGGCCAGCGAAGAAATCGACTACGTGGACTGA
- a CDS encoding D-aminoacyl-tRNA deacylase has product MLAIVVSRADEASTHIGEQLLDAADWTETVDDDRSDADGGGTVYRTDGAELREFDGPHLELEHAATAFDDPELLVFASKHAGETGQLLTAHHTGNFGEAEYGGESGRFARAAPNAHRAVLDALADHAPDGYDVGMECTHHGPTEVGVPSMFVEVGSAEPQWRDPGAARAAARAILDLRGVPADAPDEGGRRRQLVGFGGGHYVPQFERVARETDWAVGHIGADWCLSDLSEWVRLADDTSAGDIDDQYETVLGRAVAASGAEYALVTGGHPDLAETVESLGYRVVGERFVRETTGVPLGFVESVEAAVGPVDDGLRFGEAATDPPDDWDVVTLPEELVSEATGIDAERVRDWFAANTLAFGTTQQGTVVTGPAVLAAGAERSAVVDALADVLRERYDSVERDGDGLRAREQRFDPELAETLGIPEGPKYGKLSAGRSVEVDGREIEPETVHSERIRRFTL; this is encoded by the coding sequence ATGCTCGCTATCGTCGTTTCGCGGGCCGACGAGGCCAGTACGCACATCGGCGAGCAACTGCTCGACGCGGCCGACTGGACCGAGACGGTCGACGACGACCGCTCCGACGCCGACGGCGGCGGGACCGTCTACCGGACCGACGGGGCCGAACTCCGGGAGTTCGACGGGCCCCACCTGGAACTCGAACACGCGGCGACGGCGTTCGACGACCCCGAACTGCTGGTCTTCGCCTCCAAACACGCCGGCGAGACCGGACAGTTGCTGACAGCCCATCACACCGGGAACTTCGGCGAGGCCGAGTACGGCGGCGAGAGCGGCCGCTTCGCACGCGCCGCCCCGAACGCCCACCGCGCCGTCCTCGACGCGCTGGCGGACCACGCCCCCGACGGGTACGACGTGGGGATGGAGTGTACCCACCACGGCCCGACCGAGGTGGGCGTCCCGTCGATGTTCGTGGAGGTCGGCAGCGCCGAGCCACAGTGGCGCGACCCCGGGGCGGCGCGGGCAGCCGCCAGGGCGATTCTGGACTTGCGGGGCGTCCCGGCCGACGCGCCCGACGAGGGGGGACGCCGCCGCCAGCTCGTCGGCTTCGGCGGGGGCCACTACGTCCCCCAGTTCGAGCGGGTCGCCCGGGAGACCGACTGGGCGGTCGGTCACATCGGGGCCGACTGGTGTCTGTCGGACCTGAGCGAATGGGTGCGGCTCGCGGACGATACGTCGGCAGGCGACATCGACGACCAGTACGAGACCGTCCTCGGGCGCGCTGTCGCGGCCAGCGGCGCGGAGTACGCGCTCGTCACCGGCGGCCACCCCGACCTCGCCGAGACGGTCGAGTCGCTGGGCTACCGCGTCGTGGGCGAGCGGTTCGTCCGCGAGACGACCGGCGTCCCGCTCGGGTTCGTCGAGTCGGTGGAGGCAGCGGTCGGCCCCGTCGACGACGGCCTCCGCTTCGGCGAGGCGGCGACGGACCCGCCGGACGACTGGGACGTCGTGACCCTGCCCGAGGAGCTCGTCTCGGAGGCGACCGGTATCGACGCCGAGCGCGTCCGCGACTGGTTCGCGGCGAACACGCTCGCGTTCGGGACGACACAGCAGGGCACCGTCGTCACCGGGCCGGCCGTCCTGGCCGCGGGGGCCGAGCGCTCGGCCGTCGTCGACGCGCTGGCCGATGTCCTCCGGGAGCGCTACGACAGCGTCGAGCGCGACGGCGACGGGCTGCGCGCCCGCGAGCAGCGGTTCGACCCGGAGCTCGCCGAGACGCTCGGCATCCCCGAAGGGCCGAAGTACGGGAAGCTGTCCGCCGGCCGGTCCGTCGAGGTCGACGGGCGGGAGATAGAGCCGGAGACGGTCCACAGCGAGCGTATACGTCGCTTTACGTTGTAA
- a CDS encoding sodium:calcium antiporter, with the protein MQVGAAALLTVGWVAVLLLGIELDNVATVGVSGLAVLGASFLLAWGAETAEKDVPRAFAIAVLAVLAVAPEYAVDALYAWNAGAGGATAEACSQLTAAEIEASGTTLARGCHDANLAIANMTGANRILIGIGWAGIAVFTVWRAAKTRDPAVKNRDGLLNDAVALDRDIATEITFLFLATGWAFLVPLGGGIGLLDTLFLVGLYVTYIGLVLKSDVETSDHTVGVPKYFQGWSLPWRPLVVLTLFAYSGLLIFTAVEPFAHGLEEIGLQNGIPEFFMIQWVAPLASESPELIVVAVLVNKARSTAGFNALISSKLNQWTLLIGTIAVVYSIALGGLGTLPFDQKQAAEIWITAAQSYFALAILCNFEISIREAVVLFGLFISQVILEFALIRDLVGLPFDSYELLVGYAVLYLVIGTALFALRRRALAELFGLAGDAFRTAIGREPVHEELAD; encoded by the coding sequence GTGCAGGTCGGGGCCGCAGCGCTGTTGACCGTCGGCTGGGTCGCCGTGTTGCTCCTCGGTATCGAACTCGACAACGTGGCGACCGTCGGGGTGAGCGGACTGGCCGTTCTCGGCGCGTCGTTTCTGCTGGCGTGGGGCGCCGAGACCGCGGAGAAGGACGTACCCAGGGCCTTCGCTATCGCCGTCCTCGCGGTGCTCGCGGTCGCGCCCGAGTACGCCGTCGACGCGCTGTACGCCTGGAACGCCGGGGCGGGCGGCGCGACGGCAGAGGCATGTAGCCAGCTGACCGCCGCAGAGATAGAGGCAAGCGGGACGACGCTGGCCCGGGGCTGTCACGACGCGAACCTGGCCATCGCGAACATGACCGGCGCGAACCGCATCCTCATCGGCATCGGCTGGGCCGGTATCGCCGTCTTCACCGTCTGGCGGGCGGCCAAGACCCGGGACCCGGCAGTCAAGAACCGCGACGGGCTCCTCAACGACGCGGTCGCGCTGGACCGCGACATCGCGACCGAGATAACCTTCCTCTTTCTGGCGACCGGGTGGGCCTTCCTCGTCCCGCTGGGGGGCGGCATCGGGCTGCTCGATACGCTGTTCCTGGTCGGGCTGTACGTCACTTACATCGGGCTCGTCCTGAAGTCCGACGTGGAGACCTCCGACCACACCGTCGGCGTCCCCAAGTACTTCCAGGGCTGGTCGCTGCCGTGGCGCCCGCTCGTCGTCCTCACGCTGTTTGCGTACTCCGGGCTGCTCATCTTCACCGCCGTCGAGCCCTTTGCCCACGGTCTGGAGGAAATCGGCCTCCAGAACGGCATCCCCGAGTTCTTCATGATTCAGTGGGTCGCACCGCTGGCCAGCGAGTCGCCCGAACTCATCGTCGTCGCGGTGTTGGTCAACAAGGCCCGGTCGACGGCCGGGTTCAACGCGCTCATCTCCTCGAAGCTCAACCAGTGGACGCTGCTCATCGGGACCATCGCCGTCGTCTACTCCATCGCGCTGGGCGGCCTCGGGACCTTGCCGTTCGACCAGAAGCAGGCCGCCGAAATCTGGATTACCGCCGCCCAGTCGTACTTCGCGCTGGCCATCCTCTGTAACTTCGAGATATCCATCCGCGAGGCCGTCGTCCTCTTCGGGCTGTTCATCTCCCAGGTCATACTCGAATTCGCCCTCATCCGGGACCTCGTGGGGCTGCCGTTCGACAGCTACGAGCTACTCGTCGGCTACGCCGTGCTGTACCTCGTCATCGGGACGGCGCTGTTTGCGCTACGGCGGCGGGCCCTCGCGGAGCTGTTCGGGCTGGCCGGGGACGCCTTCCGGACCGCGATAGGCCGTGAGCCGGTCCACGAGGAGCTGGCGGACTGA
- a CDS encoding shikimate dehydrogenase, with protein sequence MEVYGLIGNPVGHSLSPPMHEAGYDALGIDAKYVTFEPPADEGAAAVEAADRLGVAGLNVTLPFKQDVLEAVETDDLAARIGAVNTIDLTGETPRGYNTDAVGAVRALDHHDVALDGTAVVVGAGGAGRAVAFGLADEGMTVEIANRTASKADDLAAEVPGAGGHSLDGLDDLLSGADVLVNCTSVGMDEDATPVPADALHGDLAVLDAVYSPIETRLLRDAAAAGATTVDGAWMLLYQGVEAFERWTGETAPVDPMNAALRDGL encoded by the coding sequence ATGGAAGTCTACGGACTCATCGGGAACCCGGTCGGGCACTCGCTGTCGCCGCCGATGCACGAGGCGGGCTACGACGCCCTGGGCATCGACGCGAAGTACGTCACGTTCGAGCCGCCGGCCGACGAGGGGGCGGCGGCCGTCGAAGCGGCCGACAGGCTCGGTGTCGCGGGGCTGAACGTCACTCTCCCGTTCAAGCAGGACGTACTCGAGGCCGTCGAGACCGACGACCTCGCCGCGCGTATCGGCGCGGTCAACACTATCGACCTGACTGGTGAGACGCCGCGAGGGTACAACACGGACGCCGTCGGCGCGGTCCGCGCGCTCGACCACCACGACGTGGCCCTCGATGGGACGGCGGTCGTCGTCGGCGCTGGCGGGGCCGGCCGCGCCGTCGCCTTCGGGCTGGCCGACGAGGGGATGACCGTCGAGATAGCCAACCGGACGGCCTCGAAGGCCGACGACCTGGCCGCCGAGGTGCCCGGCGCGGGCGGGCACTCGCTCGACGGGCTCGACGACCTGCTGTCCGGCGCCGACGTGCTGGTCAACTGCACCAGCGTCGGGATGGACGAGGACGCGACGCCGGTCCCCGCCGACGCGCTGCACGGCGACCTCGCGGTCCTCGATGCGGTGTACTCCCCAATCGAGACGCGGTTGCTCCGGGACGCCGCGGCGGCCGGGGCGACGACCGTCGACGGCGCGTGGATGCTGCTGTACCAGGGCGTCGAGGCGTTCGAGCGCTGGACCGGCGAGACGGCGCCGGTCGACCCGATGAACGCGGCGCTTCGGGACGGCCTCTGA